From the Plasmodium vivax chromosome 5, whole genome shotgun sequence genome, one window contains:
- a CDS encoding hypothetical protein, conserved (encoded by transcript PVX_089115A): protein MPLNRPLNRPPIEPPTEPLTGPLTELLQKWEAQKINLRNVCLCLHHLKKNALQKWGDRRDFLLSSIDEVAISKVVGLLEVNQSGSVRSSTKDKYFFLAFVTFVFNAENELLRRNCHMAKEVEENYFKAHSQKSGGGKKNKGKRTDEELQKGGLQKNTEDDEKHLLDQPLGNDQMGKTKDQPLHPNNLFDQFDVLIKRAIDLEVNHPPGEVNKLLYCKIYVFYVFLKFIFTLTKDCPQISKYYLKRVRNILHTLMSIQLGSLQQSEYLVHLANVTLLLIVHTNFPAVKECEREFLNFLIMQLNRRKYSLQTIKQILVTYLNKKKNILLNDEIYQKLESHSSDNINLFLKYGRKENLFFFFNLLFLFNGLLHARVSNSNQNVFFIKPVECVNINVSIKEILGNVQKVLNYLGTLSRDYLANKKMDLSLTGGAAYIYCKDEPPHGDFTIEEVLKGEEVMGKDPHEMFQGGSLHGEKNVHPTNLFTYIIDSVFSFFRGLIKAQDAESISMNLNHMVNFLKIFFIHNNENDLFLINFVGTNFTTYCRELLEKCPSALDELVSHMMCLFRVAKTLTQSSVRRGAAGGSAGKLMNILSSIGEVQRGGSYPNGESDQSGKGILPEESIIHRLYNNAVHTLSVFLKNVETYSNEHVKEKIFMHYEHFLFCTLDSETNANFDLIFRNSTSLYLTLKLLFTLLKLHKFDFENVHNFFFKLIKVETELPTASQQGASFFFKNGLHSNAALVQKIKTFILTNLDLISRGTGGTKVEKVERLERLEKSDVLRRADILSHFERPIMGSNPREELQPDLKESRSASQMNDEVSTTHKGTKKNKRALEKTKLKGESDETSENAHAEEDTSSSSINTDEPDEHFEEDRTQRRKKGNAFVSQTGQYKIKKKKKKKIKREERAASSVQPEKANSSLKKERRSERSERADVDEERVDAGGGDHAAEGAGKKNKKTPQKRQQDGQQDGQQDGQQDGQQDEQQGGQQDEQQGEPLETNRSSHAEGGPANLKELAGNVKMVSSSDATNSLQYMKQSILNDL, encoded by the coding sequence ATGCCGCTGAACAGGCCGCTAAACAGGCCGCCGATCGAACCGCCGACCGAGCCGCTAACCGGGCCGCTAACCGAACTGCTGCAAAAGTGGGAGGCCCAAAAGATAAACCTACGCAACGTGTGCCTCTGCCTCCACCacctgaaaaaaaatgcactccAAAAATGGGGCGATCGAAGGGACTTTCTCCTGAGCAGCATCGATGAGGTGGCGATTAGCAAAGTTGTGGGTCTACTGGAGGTGAACCAAAGCGGAAGCGTAAGAAGTAGCACAAAGGACAAGTACTTCTTCCTAGCATTTGTAACGTTCGTCTTTAACGCAGAAAATGAGCTCTTAAGGAGGAACTGCCACATGGCCAAAGAGGTAGAGGAAAACTACTTCAAAGCGCACAGTCAAAAATCcggaggtggaaaaaaaaacaaaggcaAAAGAACCGATGAGGAattacaaaaggggggcctACAAAAGAACACAGAGGATGATGAGAAGCACTTGTTGGACCAACCGTTGGGGAATgaccaaatgggaaagacAAAGGACCAACCGCTCCACCCCAACAACCTGTTCGACCAGTTTGACGTACTCATAAAAAGGGCAATCGATCTGGAGGTAAACcacccccccggggaggtGAACAAATTGCtatattgtaaaatatacgtattttacgttttcttaaaatttatttttacccttACAAAAGACTGCCCCCAAATTAGCAAGTACTATTTGAAGCGTGTGAGGAATATCCTACACACCCTGATGAGCATTCAGTTGGGATCCCTGCAGCAGAGCGAATACCTTGTCCACCTCGCAAACGTCACTCTGCTCCTCATTGTACATACGAATTTCCCCGCCGTGAAAGAGTGCGAAAGGGagtttttaaactttttaattatgcagCTAAACAGGAGGAAGTACTCCCTGCAGACCATTAAACAGATCTTAGTTACCtatttgaacaaaaaaaaaaacatccttTTAAACGACGAAATTTATCAAAAGTTAGAGAGTCATTCCAGTGATAatataaacttatttttaaaatatgggagaaaagaaaatttattttttttcttcaacctgttgttcctttttaatggTTTACTACATGCCCGGGTTAGTAACTCGAACCAGAACGTCTTCTTTATAAAGCCTGTAGAATGCGTCAACATAAATGTAAGCATTAAGGAGATTCTGGGCAACGTGCAGAAAGTGCTCAACTACTTGGGAACCCTATCAAGGGATTATTTGgccaacaaaaaaatggacttaTCTCTCACCGGGGGGGCGGCCTACATCTACTGTAAGGATGAACCACCACATGGTGATTTCACCATTGAAGAGGTCctaaaaggggaggaagtaATGGGGAAGGACCCACACGAAATGTTCCAGGGGGGTTCCCTccatggggagaaaaatgtgcATCCAACCAACCTCTTCACCTACATAATCGACAgcgtgttttccttttttcgggGCCTCATAAAAGCACAAGACGCAGAATCGATAAGCATGAACCTAAACCACAtggtgaattttttaaaaatatttttcattcataATAACgaaaatgatttatttttaataaatttcgTTGGAACGAATTTTACTACTTATTGTAGAGAACTGCTGGAGAAGTGCCCGTCTGCGCTGGACGAACTGGTCAGCCACATGATGTGCCTCTTTAGGGTTGCAAAGACGTTGACCCAAAGTTCGGTTCGCAGAGGGGCAGCGGGAGGGTCAGCGGGAAAATTAATGAACATTCTGAGCAGCATAGGGGAAGTTCAACGTGGGGGAAGTTACCCAAATGGAGAAAGTGACCAAAGCGGGAAAGGAATACTCCCCGAGGAAAGCATCATCCACAGACTGTACAATAACGCTGTCCATACCCTCTCCGtttttctgaaaaatgtAGAGACGTACTCAAATGAACATGTTAAAGAGAAGATCTTTATGCACTATGAGCACTTCCTATTTTGCACCCTCGATAGCGAAACGAATGCCAATTTTGATCTGATTTTTCGAAACAGCACTTCCCTCTACTTAACGTTAAAGCTCCTTTTCACTTTGCTGAAGCTACACAAATTTGACTTTGAAAATGtgcataactttttttttaagttgaTCAAAGTGGAGACGGAGCTCCCCACAGCCAGTCAACAGGgggcctcctttttttttaaaaatggccTACACAGTAACGCTGCATTGGTGCAAAAAATCAAGACATTCATTTTGACCAATTTGGATTTAATTTCGCGCGGCACGGGGGGGACCAAAGTGGAAAAGGTGGAGCGCCTGGAAAGGTTGGAAAAATCGGATGTATTGAGACGGGCAGATATTTTATCCCATTTTGAACGCCCCATCATGGGCAGCAATCCTAGGGAGGAACTCCAACCAGACCTCAAAGAGAGCCGAAGCGCTTCGCAGATGAACGACGAGGTGAGTACCACCCACaagggaacgaaaaaaaacaagaggGCGCTCGAAAAGACGAAACTGAAAGGCGAAAGCGACGAAACATCGGAAAACGCACACGCGGAAGAAGATACGTCGTCCAGCTCCATCAACACAGACGAACCGGatgaacattttgaagaggaCAGAACGCagcggcgaaaaaaaggcaacgcCTTCGTCAGTCAAACGGGACAGTataagattaaaaaaaaaaaaaaaaaaaaaattaagcgtGAGGAGCGCGCCGCGTCCAGTGTGCAGCCTGAGAAGGCGAACTCGAGTTTGAAAAAGGAGCGGCGTTCGGAGCGTTCGGAGCGTGCCGACGTGGATGAGGAACGAGTTgacgcaggggggggggaccaCGCCGCGGAGGGggcaggcaaaaaaaacaaaaaaacgccacaaaaaaggcagcagGACGGGCAGCAGGACGGGCAGCAGGACGGGCAGCAGGACGGGCAGCAGGACGAGCAGCAGGGCGGGCAACAGGACGAGCAGCAGGGCGAGCCGCTCGAAACGAACCGCAGCAGCCACGCGGAGGGCGGGCCCGCAAATTTAAAAGAGCTTGCAGGTAACGTAAAAATGGTGTCGTCCTCCGATGCCACGAATTCCCTGCAGTACATGAAGCAGTCCATCCTAAAtgacttataa
- a CDS encoding hypothetical protein, conserved (encoded by transcript PVX_089120A): MPFENDIKKEGSKKKRKKTSLRGEEIDEDLIGIANLFHDQGEDDDVSDGGDRSNFDEEEDDDDEEDDEDEEEDDEDDDGEEDDEEDDDEEDDDEEEEEEEAYEEEFDSSSEVNNERVKRHRRTRVSGGLSSLVENDEREGAPTKKKKSEEKRGGKSEGQNGGDNDGNIAPSEGPIEGRSKKQTEKSAPQDHSGCFISKDFIKKVGQLNKIINHQITFESDSSFLQISNIIELRVRQIIEEANKFYQKRKRYCINKFLNLNDFTNSCHYLNVTVPQRYQVSLHPDVYSQQEGMKNGRVRWRLVCKKGFKNVRNKMKKKKRKKGYLQKGRKRKRRNNFNLSAAKIFKEFQTQQNRRTNCYREFPDGGKGKQKRSPGGGDSGEVGTQGVIQDGSHESDDRAKAKCSSGDMEEPLHSEVNDLLGAHRENEKEEQQRGDAAGDVAGDVAGDASESAAKECFSLPDDPSSKDNPEVNASVEGEGGNPCENEEAERNSAKGAAESGSTQRALSVNDGQDEQKGLAADDSQSSAAHQDGNQGSGHDHSGSDLLAEIAKDVESEAIGNEDPLKAVQGGPPEGEALMDEQKRDEGNGGVESGKLGSDDVGKDRSCPQEGPHRERVGKDSSTDGVGTRSGEEDNNLLHYNLYLQKNKKKKKNILNFLLSDMQNVLPVEANMTIFWLFIQNRCKKRKKMKKRSGQSSSIGGDYYYACGAEGSNERRKSAPVHFDYQCYEMLYRVDRRGRDFHSFRGYARGGGGGDRPGDGHLDRRLDHRLDRQRGNIFLLPKFYPINKEYAILSKYLLEIIKDIINYRVNFFDYNNILHIFTTSKEINKILANIFFFLFNELDHNLAFNNMYASLMLLILVDGIIRNRSIDTHFYCLQILKMLIHVILYEHDLKLKNIYLILLVKRKACDIMISFCSVLRKQNNNEIINIDYYLIYILSKLLTHRKCTYMHIYVSYYLIYLMPLNIHLKFFLAYTPNFLGMFFKKYFYHQNVYCGLSVSPEETELNELNELFNFFFFHIYTLIQGSLYRIFKHMDNILVLGNATTCSYLNYLMHFIIQYADYHLPLLLSIMTVLGRGSAALIAAAPRRKRGSKRLRGYSKKKHSGGGAKYAQRRGGALRRRGEALQKKGEALQRRDEALQKCTHRGDKSAKVRRKKIKKNRLKKERRKKAKKGQALLDVGAVRAYEHQHDAQKLAKRKNYLKHVKKIYDYYARQKQSAKDDTYVGHYNGGDDREDVDDVDDLDDLDDRDDLTSKANMITAGGNKKGFLTAFVKKRISLNKTLLQNMMHTNELHANIAVNKMLCKILRKFEKKRNKKASCRRRRDDGLLLYNSCYYFLYSL, translated from the coding sequence ATGCCGTTtgaaaatgatataaaaaaagaggggagtaaaaagaaaaggaagaaaacatccctcaggggggaggagatcGACGAGGATCTCATTGGAATTGCCAATCTGTTCCACGACCAAGGGGAGGACGACGACGTCAGCGATGGGGGCGATCGGAGCAATttcgacgaggaggaagacgacgatgatgaggaggatgacgaggatgaagaggaggacgacgaggaCGACGACGGTGAAGAGGATGACGAGGAAGACgacgatgaagaggatgacgacgaggaggaggaggaagaagaggcgTATGAGGAAGAGTTTGACTCCTCCAGCGAAGTGAACAATGAGCGAGTAAAACGGCACAGGCGCACGCGAGTCTCGGGGGGGCTGAGCTCCCTGGTGGAGAACGACGAGCGGGAAGGCGCCCCgacgaagaaaaagaaaagtgaagagaaaagaggagggaaaagCGAAGGGCAAAACGGAGGAGATAATGATGGGAATATTGCGCCAAGTGAAGGGCCAATAGAAGGTCGAAGCAAAAAGCAGACAGAGAAAAGCGCCCCACAAGATCATAGCGGCTGCTTCATCAGCAAAgatttcattaaaaaggtGGGGCagctgaacaaaattataaaccATCAAATCACATTCGAAAGCGACTCCAGCTTTCTCCAAATTTCAAACATAATTGAACTTCGTGTGAGGCAGATAATTGAAGAAGCCAATAAATTTTAccaaaagagaaaaagatactgcataaacaaatttttaaatctaAACGATTTTACCAACTCATGtcattatttaaatgtaactGTTCCACAGAGGTATCAGGTTAGCTTGCACCCAGATGTGTATTCCCAACAGGAGGGGATGAAAAATGGGAGAGTCAGGTGGAGGCTGGTGTGTAAGAAAGGCTTTAAGAATgtgagaaataaaatgaaaaaaaaaaaaaggaaaaaaggatacCTTCAGAAAggcaggaagaggaagaggcggaATAACTTCAACCTCAGTGCCGCCAAAATATTTAAGGAGTTTCAAACGCAGCAAAATAGGAGAACCAACTGTTATAGGGAATTCCCCGacgggggaaaagggaagcagaaaaggagCCCCGGCGGGGGGGACAGCGGCGAGGTGGGCACTCAGGGTGTCATTCAGGATGGAAGCCACGAAAGTGACGATAGGGCGAAGGCAAAATGTTCCAGTGGGGACATGGAAGAACCGCTTCACAGCGAGGTAAACGATTTGCTGGGTGCCCAcagggaaaatgaaaaggaggagcagcagcggGGAGACGCTGCAGGGGATGTTGCAGGGGACGTTGCAGGAGACGCTTCAGAAAGCGCTGCAAAGGAATGCTTTAGCCTCCCCGATGACCCGTCGAGCAAGGACAACCCCGAGGTGAATGCCTCCGTCGAAGGGGAGGGAGGCAATCCCTgcgaaaatgaggaggcgGAGAGGAACTCTGCCAAAGGGGCTGCCGAAAGTGGAAGCACTCAGAGGGCCCTGAGCGTGAACGACGGGCAGGATGAACAGAAAGGGTTAGCGGCCGATGATTCCCAGAGTAGTGCCGCCCATCAGGATGGTAACCAGGGCAGTGGTCACGACCACAGTGGGAGTGACCTGCTGGCAGAAATCGCGAAGGACGTGGAAAGCGAAGCGATCGGTAACGAGGACCCACTGAAAGCGGTACAGGGAGGtccccccgagggggaagCTCTTATGGATGAGCAGAAGCGCGATGAAGGTAATGGCGGTGTAGAGAGTGGCAAATTAGGGAGTGACGATGTTGGGAAGGATAGGAGCTGCCCGCAGGAAGGCCCCCACCGTGAGCGCGTCGGAAAGGACAGCAGCACAGATGGGGTGGGGACCCGGAGCGGTGAGGAAGACAACAACCTGCTGCACTACAACTtgtatttgcaaaaaaataaaaaaaaaaagaaaaatattttaaattttttgctgAGCGATATGCAGAATGTGCTCCCCGTGGAGGCCAACATGACCATTTTTTGGTTGTTTATACAAAACCGTTgtaagaagaggaagaagatgaagaaaaggagcgGGCAAAGTTCCAGCATCGGGGGGGATTACTACTACGCTTGTGGCGCAGAGGGGAGCAATGAACGGAGGAAGAGCGCCCCGGTGCATTTTGACTACCAGTGCTACGAGATGTTGTACAGGGTGGACCGGAGGGGACGCGATTTCCACAGCTTCCGGGGGTATGCgagaggaggggggggcggcgaCAGGCCCGGAGATGGTCACTTGGATCGCCGCTTGGATCACCGCCTCGATCGCCAGCGGGGGAACATTTTCCTGCTGCCGAAGTTTTACCCCATAAACAAGGAGTACGCCATTCTGTCCAAGTACCTCTTAGAAATCATAAAGGATATAATAAACTACCGGGTGAATTTCTTTGATTACAAtaacattttgcacatatttACCACGTCGAAGGagattaacaaaatattgGCCaacatcttcttcttcctcttcaacgAATTGGACCACAACTTGGCGTTCAACAACATGTATGCGTCGCTGATGCTGTTAATCTTAGTGGATGGTATAATAAGAAATAGAAGTATAGACACTCATTTTTACTGCCTGCAAATACTGAAGATGCTAATCCATGTGATTCTATATGAACATGatttgaaattaaaaaatatttatctcaTTTTGTTAGTAAAAAGAAAGGCATGTGATATAATGATAAGCTTCTGTTCCGTTTTGAGGAAGCAAAATAACAacgaaattattaatatagactactatttaatttatattttaagtaAATTACTGACGCATAGGAagtgtacgtacatgcatatatatgtgtctTACTATTTGATTTATTTAATGCCTCTAAATATCCACTTGAAATTCTTTTTAGCCTACACGCCCAATTTTTTGGGAAtgttttttaagaaatactTTTACCATCAGAATGTGTACTGCGGGTTGTCAGTTTCGCCGGAGGAAACCGAGCTGAACGAGCTGAACGAGCTGTttaacttcttcttctttcacATTTACACCCTCATACAGGGGTCCCTATATAGGATTTTCAAGCACATGGACAACATCCTTGTGCTGGGTAATGCCACTACATGCAGCTACTTAAACTACTTAATGCACTTTATCATTCAGTATGCCGATTACCATttgccgctgctgctgtCTATTATGACTGTCCTGGGTCGGGGCTCCGCCGCTTTGATTGCTGCTGCGCCGCGCCGCAAGCGGGGTTCGAAGCGGTTGAGGGGGTACTCCAAAAAGAAGCACTCCGGAGGAGGGGCGAAGTATGCACAACGACGAGGGGGAGCGCTCcggagaaggggagaagcgctccagaaaaagggagaagcgctCCAGAGAAGGGACGAAGCACTTCAAAAGTGCACCCACCGAGGCGACAAATCGGCCAAAGTtagaagaaagaaaataaaaaaaaacagacttaaaaaggaacgcaggaaaaaggcgaagaaggGGCAAGCGCTCCTCGACGTTGGCGCCGTTCGAGCGTACGAGCACCAACACGATGCGCAAAAgttagcaaaaaggaaaaattacctAAAGCATGTTAAGAAAATTTATGATTATTATGCCAGGCAAAAGCAAAGTGCCAAGGATGACACGTACGTGGGTCACTACAACGGCGGGGACGATCGGGAAGATGTGGACGATGTGGACGATCTGGACGATCTGGACGATCGAGACGATTTAACTTCAAAAGCAAACATGATCACCGCTGGTGGGAATAAAAAGGGATTCCTCACAgcgtttgtaaaaaaaaggatttcgCTAAACAAAACACTGCTGCAGAATATGATGCACACAAATGAGTTGCATGCAAACATTGCCGTAAATAAAATGCTCTGCAAAATTTTAcgtaaatttgaaaaaaagaggaacaaaaaggcGTCCTGTCGGAGGAGGAGGGACGATGGTTTGCTTCTCTACAATTCGTGTTACTACTTTTTGTATTCCCTCTGA
- a CDS encoding hypothetical protein, conserved (encoded by transcript PVX_089125A), with protein sequence MDAPYNRSSIHHKNIKKNNSDTFKLKKKNCVLITCFIFYIFFLSTVNSLDKYLHLRTSRFILTYSNLLYLVSFFSLHSQVELLIGLQGGILPVDKFLRELKKKLRSIDLFLVHHVVRCVYQFWKFVIRRRIKVKTFCKVGVFLSIANFLIQENVQNDFVRITFSSFFFVSLFILHLCFKIGMRDFMVFQCDLLMNELGFLLIFLCLSDSHHLRHSNTLVICALRLVAFKILFGSAVHKLVYNSPQWLHLEACQNLFFCQPAPSILSHIANCTFNKKIICFLVLTSELLLSWLIFCSSILRLIFFTLFVTIHITCYIICNYIFFSYLCLILFLSSLDDSILNLFFHPGEIPVLHENGAPPNTVTFLLVGCVNLVILLFYALIVLINLVPFVEQWNVDDLKCFHLCYHIFYELFPLNICNSYAMLTYTRTHREEIIIEELHKIGKKFQWKSLNFGYKAGDLNEIGPILWWGHVPRLEWKFYFFADQIRNEKYERGRYPLYVCSFLKKLCSREGQLASLFEGDQMRRVPYFLRLTSYDYKMSMTVKSRQCGSTPPRLRANPPSRLHERTLLIHPDEKEQGKPTTDSNLEEEPKWEFGKYWLRRKVRVIKTLRPLGELSD encoded by the exons ATGGATGCCCCTTACAATCGCAGTAGCATACACCACAAGAATATCAAAAAGAATAATTCGGACACGTTTAagctaaagaaaaaaaactgcgtCCTTATAAcctgctttattttttacatcttttttttatccaccGTAAATAGTTTGGATAAGTATTTGCACCTACGAACGTCGCGCTTCATTTTGACCTACTCGAACCTCCTCTACTTGGTATCCTTTTTCTCGTTGCACAGCCAG GTCGAATTGCTGATAGGTCTTCAGGGTGGCATTCTACCTGTAGACAAATTTCTCAGGgagttgaagaaaaaactccGAAGCATTGACCTTTTCCTCGTGCACCATGTGGTCCGCTGTGTGTACCAGTTTTGGAAGTTCGTCATCAGGCGGCGGATAAAG GTGAAGACGTTTTGCAAAGTCGGGGTGTTCCTATCGATTGCCAACTTCTTAATTCAAGAGAATGTCCAAAACGACTTCGTCCGGATaaccttttcttcttttttttttgtgtcccTGTTCATTCTGCACTTGTGCTTCAAAATTGGGATGCGGGATTTCATGGTTTTCCAGTG CGATTTACTCATGAACGAATTGGGGTTTCTCCTAATATTTCTATGCCTGTCCGATAGCCACCATTTGAGGCACTCCAACACGCTGGTGATATGCGCCCTGCGGCTAGTGgcgtttaaaattttgttcggTTCGGCTGTGCACAAGCTTG tTTACAACAGCCCCCAGTGGCTGCACCTGGAGGCCTGCCAAAACTTATTTTTCTGTCAACCAGCCCCCTCGATACTATCGC ATATTGCCAACTGCACATTTAACAAAAAGATAATCTGTTTCCTGGTCTTAACATCGGAG ctCTTACTCTCCTGGCTCATATTCTGCTCCTCAATTTTAaggctaattttttttactctctTTGTGA ccATCCACATAACCTGCTACATCATCTgcaattacatttttttttcgtacttgtgtctaattttatttttgtcctCCCTTGACGATTCgattttaaatttgtttttccaccCGGGGGAGATCCCTGTTCTGCACGAG AACGGCGCGCCCCCCAACACCGTGACCTTTCTGCTCGTCGGTTGCGTCAACCTCGTCATTCTCCTCTTCTACGCC cTAATCGTCCTTATAAACCTCGTCCCCTTCGTCGA ACAGTGGAACGTTGACGATTTAAAGTGCTTCCACCTTTGCtaccacattttttatgagcTCTTCCCCCTAAACATTTGCAATTCGTATG CCATGCTAACCTACACGCGCACACATAGGGAAGAAATAATCATAGAGGAGCTgcacaaaattgggaaaaaattccaGTGGAAGTCCCTTAATTTTGGTTATAAGGCAG gCGACTTAAACGAGATAGGTCCCATCCTGTGGTGGGGACACGTTCCCAGATTGGAGTGGAAGTTTTACTTTTTCGCTGACCAGATCAGAAATGAGAAATACGAAAGGGGCAGGTACCCACTGTacgtttgttcctttttgaagaagctgtGCAGCCGGGAGGGGCAATTGGCGTCCCTGTTCGAG GGAGACCAAATGCGACGAGTGCCTTACTTTCTCCGGCTGACATCTTACGACTACAAGATGTCCATGACCGTTAAATCGCGGCAATGTGGAAGCACCCCACCACGCTTACGTGCAAACCCCCCATCACGCCTACATGAGCGCACCCTTTTAATCCACCCAGATGAGAAGGAACAAGGAAAACCCACCACGGACTCCAATTTagag GAGGAACCCAAATGGGAGTTCGGGAAGTACTGGCTGCGGAGAAAGGTCCGGGTTATCAAGACGTTGAGGCCCCTGGGGGAGTTAAGCGACTGA
- a CDS encoding hypothetical protein, conserved (encoded by transcript PVX_089130A), producing MMNFADTLVILNDDAPCELLRKKYAEMLVPTVSVSSFKRNKIYKTYNNVFLYTYREFDFLWDLDDNILHKVQRCLNKSGVLKLVLYISNTAGGDSQRHDEIAKRLKKECLYSGFINISNETNMAENGIIINVTAENPDFLSNEDDNDEHSSDGEAHENAEDNKKVVNRVCANCTCGKKANGVKLDTVAINEKEVQYLTENAVSSCGNCYLGDAFRCASCPYKGLPAFQPGENVKLNLDNEPN from the exons ATGATGAACTTCGCAGATACGCTGGTCATCCTGAATGACGACGCGCCGTGCGAGCTGCTGAGGAAGAAATACGCGGAGATGCTTGTCCCAACGGTAAGCGTGTCAAGTTtcaagaggaacaaaatttacaaaacgtATAACAACGTATTCCTGTACACCTACAGAGAGTTTGACTTCCTATGGGATCTAGACGATAACATTTTGCACAAGGTTCAGAGGTGCCTGAACAAGAGTGGGGTGCTCAAACTGGTTCTTTACATAAGCAACACGGCGGGTGGGGACAGCCAAAGGCATGATGAAATTGCGAAGAGGCTAAAGAAGGAGTGCCTCTACAGCGGCTTCATCAACATTTCCAACGAAACGAACATGGCGGAAAATGGGATCATCATAAAT GTGACAGCAGAAAACCCGGATTTTCTATCCAACGAAGACGATAATGATGAACATTCAAGTGACGGAGAGGCGCACGAAAATGCGGAGGACAACAAGAAGGTCGTCAACAGGGTGTGCGCTAACTGCACTtgcgggaaaaaagcaaacggAGTTAAACTAGACACAGTTGccataaatgaaaaggaagtgCAGTATCTTACGGAGAACGCCGTTTCTTCCTGTGGAAAT tGCTACCTGGGAGACGCCTTCCGATGCGCCTCTTGCCCCTACAAAG GCCTGCCAGCATTCCAGCCCggcgaaaatgtgaagctcAATTTGGAC AATGAACCTAACTGA
- a CDS encoding hypothetical protein, conserved (encoded by transcript PVX_089135A) has protein sequence MIRRYLKIYPSIYYTKHVKTAPEVNEHSVVLKKDYVFNQYGGQEIFLNNKLKKGQDENQVKRVYYFKLWNALTEQNFTLFENTIQQFLNEGHKYDEVVYSILLHSYVLNHRRKNEHAYLVIEEMKRSYMHPAIIKLNERMINSFLELEMIFCEPSKSLWMNVCRLAWETSIKLNRERKRKLKEKLKLMPPKDVLTLTREDLKLMLKKEYEDALLDMVDTMALEEGSSYDHMLIGNDEMDDSIGEVGGGEEGGVTQSTHLPEGLKYPLLAPSERGNKGTYDDELFDFHNNSVDGMHYPRDGTESVRDCFSFLYGQGTGGGEEEGALDDGELQSFTDVGREDPLNDDETDDETDDSFEDNEDFDIQLLKKYYNFK, from the exons atgataaGAAGGTACCTGAAGATATACCCATCCATTTACTACACCAAACATGTGAAGACGGCCCCCGAAGTGAATGAGCATTCCGTCGTGTTGAAAAAAGATTACGTGTTTAACCAGTATGGTGGGCAGGAGATTTTCCTAAACAATAAGCTGAAGAAGGGACAGGACGAAAATCAAGTAAAGAGGGTCTACTACTTCAAATTGTGGAACGCCCTCACCGAGCAGAACTTCACTCTATTTGAAAATACCATTCAGCAGTTTTTAAATGAGGGGCACAAGTACGATGAGGTTGTCTACTCGATTTTGCTCCACTCGTATGTTCTGAACCATAGGAGGAAGAATGAGCAT gccTACCTCGTGATCGAAGAAATGAAGCGCAGCTACATGCACCCGGCCATCATCAAGCTCAACGAGAGGATGATCAACTCGTTCCTCGAACTGGAGATGATTTTCTGCGAACCGTCCAAGAGCCTCTGGATGAACGTGTGTCGACTCGCTTGGGAGACTTCCATAAAGCTCAATAGAGAGAGAAAGAGGAaactgaaggagaagctgaaATTAATGCCCCCAAAGGATGTGTTAACATTGACGAGGGAGGACTTAAAGCTTATGCTGAAGAAGGAGTATGAAGATGCTTTATTAGATATGGTTGACACGATGGCGTTGGAGGAGGGGTCTTCATATGACCACATGCTGATTGGGAATGACGAAATGGATGATTCGATTGGAGAAGTAGGGGGAGGCGAAGAGGGCGGAGTTACGCAGAGCACCCACCTTCCGGAGGGACTAAAATATCCCCTTTTAGCTCCATCAGAAAGAGGCAACAAAGGCACTTACGACGATGAACTGTTTGATTTTCATAATAACTCAGTTGATGGGATGCACTACCCAAGGGATGGCACCGAAAGTGTTAGAGATTGTTTCTCTTTCTTATACGGACAGGGCACcggggggggtgaagaagaaggtgcCTTGGACGATGGGGAGCTCCAAAGTTTTACGGACGTCGGACGGGAGGACCCGCTCAACGACGACGAAACGGACGACGAAACGGACGACTCGTTTGAGGATAACGAAGACTTTGACATTCAGCTTTTGAAAAAGTACTACAATTTTAAGTAG